The following are encoded together in the Pseudoalteromonas piscicida genome:
- the ccmB gene encoding heme exporter protein CcmB, with the protein MQTQHSYWLAFKSVYAKDVTLAFRQRAEIVNPLLFFLIVITLFPLAIGPEPALLTRMAPGIIWVAALLSTMLGLDKLFRDDYNDGSLEQLIASPYPLSLSVLAKVAAHWTVSGLPMVVLAPLFALLMNLESQSLNATVLTLLIGTPLLSFIGAIGAGLTVALQKGGILMSLLVLPLYIPVLIFATSAIDTSSMSLAYGGQLAILGAMLAVAIVAAPIAISSALRVSVS; encoded by the coding sequence ATGCAGACTCAACATTCTTACTGGTTAGCTTTTAAATCGGTTTACGCCAAAGATGTGACCTTGGCCTTTAGACAACGCGCTGAGATAGTCAACCCGCTGTTGTTTTTCTTAATCGTGATCACCCTATTTCCGTTAGCAATTGGGCCCGAACCTGCGCTGCTTACCAGAATGGCACCGGGTATTATTTGGGTAGCGGCGCTTTTATCGACTATGTTAGGTCTAGATAAATTATTTAGGGACGATTACAACGACGGCTCATTAGAGCAATTGATTGCTTCACCTTATCCTTTATCGCTATCAGTATTAGCAAAAGTAGCAGCGCATTGGACAGTCAGTGGTTTGCCAATGGTGGTGCTTGCGCCCTTGTTCGCGCTGTTAATGAATCTCGAGTCGCAGTCTCTCAATGCGACTGTCTTGACCTTACTGATAGGTACACCGTTATTAAGTTTTATTGGGGCCATTGGCGCAGGACTCACCGTTGCATTGCAAAAAGGTGGCATTTTAATGAGTTTACTCGTCCTACCGCTTTATATCCCCGTATTGATTTTTGCAACGTCCGCCATAGATACCAGTAGCATGTCTTTAGCGTATGGTGGTCAGCTTGCAATCCTTGGTGCGATGCTTGCCGTCGCAATTGTTGCCGCACCAATTGCCATATCGTCAGCTTTAAGAGTGAGTGTAAGTTAA
- a CDS encoding chemotaxis protein CheW, translating to MSQDRLLSADKNADSNDEVLQWVTYKLEEETYGINVMQVQEVLRYTEIAPVPGAPSYVLGIINLRGNVVTVIDTRARFGLQSAEVTDNSRIVIIEAEKQVIGILVDSVAEVVYLRSSEIDSAPNIGTEESAKFIQGVSNREGELLILVDLNKLLSDDEWDELSHI from the coding sequence ATGAGCCAAGATAGACTACTTTCTGCAGACAAAAATGCTGATAGTAATGATGAAGTATTGCAATGGGTTACTTACAAGCTTGAAGAGGAAACTTACGGTATCAATGTAATGCAAGTGCAAGAAGTATTGCGTTATACCGAAATTGCACCAGTCCCAGGTGCGCCAAGCTATGTACTCGGGATCATTAATCTGCGTGGTAACGTTGTAACGGTTATAGACACGCGAGCTAGGTTTGGCCTGCAAAGTGCAGAAGTAACGGATAATTCAAGAATTGTGATTATCGAAGCCGAGAAGCAAGTTATTGGTATCTTAGTCGATAGCGTTGCTGAGGTGGTTTACTTACGTAGCTCGGAAATTGACAGCGCGCCAAACATTGGCACCGAAGAAAGCGCTAAGTTTATCCAAGGCGTATCAAATCGAGAAGGCGAGCTGTTGATCTTAGTCGATCTTAATAAGCTATTAAGCGATGATGAATGGGATGAGCTGAGTCATATCTAG
- a CDS encoding heme lyase CcmF/NrfE family subunit — protein sequence MVPEIGYFALVLAMALSLLLCIFPLWGAYTGNLRLMKAAPSLAVGQCILVVFSFVVLIYITLMDDFTVAYVAHHSSSTLPWYYKITSTWGGHEGAILLWLVMQSMWTMLVAVMSKSLPWVLRARVLGVLGFLGVGFMLYTLWMSSPFERLLPYFPVEGRDLNPLLQDPGMIIHPPLLYMGYVGLSVSFSFAIAALLTGKLDNTWAKWSRPWTMAAWGFLTLGITIGSWWAYSELGWGGWWFWDPVENASLMPWLVATALLHSLAVTEKRGVFKSWTVLLAITAFSLCLLGTFIVRSGIIVSVHAFATDPDRGLYILSFLAVVVGGSLALYAMRVAQVYSEGRYQFISREVALWINNIFLVVATLIVLLGTLLPMIHKELGLGSISIGVPFFNQMFAVLIVPFAILLGLAPMLRWKQNKMPPLVKKWALLIVVSLVLTAAWLYSSYEVVAPLTFVATALAVWISVATTADLFNKVTVHPSVAIGFKKLGLSYWAMVLGHVGIAFVIASVTLTSAYSVERSVSMKPGETAMLNEYEYRFDGVKEIRGPNYGGHAGVVTVFKNGKKVTELHAEKRRYDVGMQFMTEAAIDDGFFRDLYLALGEPLSAGAWSLRIYHKPYVRWMWLGGLLISFAGFIVLADKRYRSRVKKSSQVEA from the coding sequence ATGGTCCCAGAAATAGGTTACTTCGCTTTAGTTCTGGCGATGGCATTGAGCTTATTACTGTGTATTTTCCCATTGTGGGGTGCTTATACGGGTAATTTGAGGCTGATGAAAGCCGCTCCTTCACTGGCCGTTGGTCAGTGTATTCTTGTGGTGTTCTCATTTGTGGTACTGATCTACATCACATTAATGGATGACTTTACGGTTGCGTATGTGGCACATCACTCAAGCAGTACTTTGCCTTGGTATTATAAAATCACCTCAACTTGGGGTGGTCACGAAGGCGCAATTTTACTGTGGTTGGTGATGCAATCTATGTGGACCATGTTGGTTGCGGTGATGTCAAAGTCGTTGCCGTGGGTATTGCGAGCGCGTGTGTTAGGCGTACTTGGCTTTTTAGGTGTGGGCTTTATGCTCTATACCCTTTGGATGTCGAGCCCGTTTGAGCGTTTGCTTCCTTATTTCCCTGTTGAAGGGCGTGATTTAAATCCATTGCTGCAAGACCCAGGCATGATCATTCACCCGCCACTTCTTTATATGGGTTATGTTGGCTTATCTGTGTCTTTTTCTTTTGCAATTGCAGCGCTTTTAACCGGTAAACTGGATAATACTTGGGCTAAATGGTCACGTCCTTGGACAATGGCTGCATGGGGCTTTCTTACTCTAGGTATTACCATTGGCAGTTGGTGGGCGTACTCAGAGTTAGGCTGGGGCGGTTGGTGGTTCTGGGATCCAGTTGAAAACGCTTCACTGATGCCTTGGCTGGTTGCAACCGCATTATTGCATTCACTCGCAGTGACAGAAAAGCGCGGTGTGTTTAAGTCTTGGACTGTACTACTTGCCATCACCGCGTTTAGTTTATGTTTACTGGGTACCTTTATCGTTCGCTCCGGTATCATCGTTTCGGTGCATGCGTTTGCAACCGATCCCGACCGTGGTTTATATATCCTGTCATTCTTGGCTGTAGTTGTGGGTGGCAGCTTAGCGCTTTATGCAATGCGCGTAGCTCAAGTATATAGTGAAGGACGTTATCAATTCATTTCGCGTGAAGTGGCGCTGTGGATAAATAATATCTTCTTAGTGGTTGCGACCTTAATTGTATTACTGGGCACGCTATTGCCCATGATCCACAAAGAGTTGGGCTTAGGTTCTATTTCTATTGGTGTGCCTTTCTTCAATCAGATGTTTGCGGTATTAATCGTTCCGTTCGCGATTTTGCTAGGTTTAGCACCTATGCTGCGTTGGAAGCAAAATAAGATGCCGCCACTGGTGAAAAAATGGGCTTTACTGATTGTGGTTAGTTTAGTGCTCACGGCAGCCTGGTTGTACTCGAGCTATGAAGTGGTGGCACCACTGACATTTGTTGCGACAGCTTTAGCTGTGTGGATAAGCGTGGCTACTACTGCTGACTTATTTAATAAAGTGACTGTTCACCCAAGTGTTGCGATCGGCTTTAAAAAGCTAGGATTAAGCTATTGGGCGATGGTGCTGGGGCATGTTGGTATTGCCTTTGTTATTGCATCGGTGACGTTAACTTCAGCATATTCAGTCGAGCGTTCAGTGAGTATGAAGCCTGGTGAAACGGCGATGCTAAACGAGTACGAATATCGCTTTGATGGCGTGAAAGAAATTCGAGGTCCAAACTATGGTGGCCATGCAGGCGTAGTGACGGTATTCAAAAATGGTAAAAAAGTCACCGAGCTGCATGCAGAAAAACGCCGCTATGATGTAGGGATGCAGTTTATGACCGAAGCCGCTATTGATGATGGCTTCTTTCGTGATTTATATCTAGCACTCGGCGAGCCGCTTTCTGCAGGCGCGTGGTCGCTTAGGATCTATCACAAACCATACGTACGCTGGATGTGGTTAGGTGGGCTACTTATCTCTTTTGCCGGCTTCATTGTGCTTGCGGATAAACGCTACCGCAGCCGCGTGAAAAAATCATCCCAAGTGGAGGCTTAA
- a CDS encoding chemotaxis protein CheW, with protein sequence MSKHLFANEKVMKQYLGALLQEEPEIEQCELSPVAKLLEQVKEPESELEDTDLPVVVATEPQESVSEVIEEQPSKLAQDLEVTENTSIIKEQTTIESLSAREAYQEGEFQALFFEVAGLTLAVPLKSLGGIHQLGEVNQLFGKPKWFKGVMLNREEKLNVVDTARWVMPEKLTPELEDSLDYQYLITLGDSNWGLLAEKLVNNLTLKPEDIKWRTADGKRPWLAGVIKEKMCALIDVENLNRLLEQGLDSREQ encoded by the coding sequence ATGAGTAAGCATTTATTTGCAAATGAAAAGGTGATGAAGCAGTATCTTGGCGCCCTATTACAAGAGGAGCCAGAGATTGAGCAATGCGAATTATCACCAGTTGCAAAGCTACTTGAACAAGTAAAAGAGCCGGAATCCGAACTTGAAGACACAGACCTTCCAGTTGTCGTTGCAACAGAGCCTCAGGAGTCGGTGAGTGAAGTTATTGAAGAACAACCGAGTAAATTAGCTCAAGATCTTGAAGTCACTGAAAATACATCTATTATCAAAGAACAGACAACGATAGAATCCCTCTCTGCAAGGGAAGCCTATCAAGAAGGTGAATTTCAGGCATTGTTTTTTGAAGTTGCAGGCTTAACACTGGCGGTTCCGCTTAAATCACTTGGGGGAATACACCAACTGGGTGAAGTCAATCAACTCTTTGGTAAACCTAAATGGTTTAAAGGCGTGATGCTAAATCGTGAAGAAAAGCTTAATGTTGTTGATACTGCGCGATGGGTAATGCCTGAGAAGTTAACACCTGAATTGGAAGATAGTCTGGATTATCAGTATTTGATTACGCTTGGGGATAGTAATTGGGGATTGTTAGCAGAAAAGCTAGTCAACAATTTAACCCTCAAACCTGAAGACATAAAGTGGCGCACAGCGGATGGTAAACGGCCTTGGTTGGCTGGGGTGATTAAAGAGAAAATGTGCGCGCTGATTGATGTAGAGAATTTAAACCGTTTGCTAGAACAAGGCCTCGATAGTCGAGAGCAGTAA
- a CDS encoding heme ABC transporter permease — protein MWKWLHPYAKAERAYQLCNTLLPYFAVIAVVGLIVGWVWGLAYAPADYQQKDSYRIIFIHVPSAIWSMGAYSSMAIAAIVALVWQIRNAELAVIAIAPIGAAMTAIALITGAAWGKPMWGAWWVWDARLTSELILLFLYFGVLSLYHAFEDKKSGGRAACILAIVGVVNLPIIHFSVEWWNTLHQGSTITKFDTSAIDPSMLWPLLINIVAFAGVLGVVTLIRLKNEILRSEQHRPWVRELVNRG, from the coding sequence ATGTGGAAGTGGTTACATCCTTATGCCAAAGCGGAGCGTGCTTACCAACTGTGTAACACCTTGCTTCCTTACTTTGCCGTGATTGCGGTAGTGGGCTTAATTGTTGGATGGGTTTGGGGGTTAGCCTATGCGCCAGCCGACTACCAACAAAAAGACAGCTATCGTATTATCTTTATTCATGTGCCATCGGCTATCTGGTCAATGGGCGCATACTCTTCTATGGCTATTGCAGCGATTGTTGCCTTAGTATGGCAAATTCGTAATGCTGAACTGGCGGTTATCGCCATTGCGCCTATTGGTGCGGCAATGACTGCGATTGCGTTAATCACCGGCGCTGCTTGGGGTAAACCTATGTGGGGCGCTTGGTGGGTTTGGGATGCAAGATTGACGTCAGAGCTTATCCTATTGTTTTTGTATTTTGGTGTCTTGTCTCTATATCACGCCTTTGAAGACAAAAAATCAGGTGGTCGAGCTGCCTGTATTCTTGCCATTGTTGGGGTCGTTAACCTGCCTATTATTCATTTCTCGGTAGAGTGGTGGAATACGCTGCACCAAGGCTCAACCATCACCAAATTTGACACTTCAGCGATAGACCCTTCTATGTTGTGGCCTTTACTGATCAACATAGTGGCGTTTGCTGGTGTACTTGGCGTGGTAACACTTATTCGTTTGAAAAATGAAATCTTACGAAGTGAGCAACACCGTCCTTGGGTCCGCGAATTAGTGAATAGGGGTTAA
- a CDS encoding ParA family protein, with protein MKIWTVANQKGGVGKTTTTVSLGGILAEQGHRVLLIDTDPHASLTYYFGIDSEELEVSVYDIFARGSSMTSEEILQSLCPSTIENLDILPATMAIATLDRSMGNKTGMGLILKKSLEKIADQYDYAILDCPPVLGVLMVNALAASERILVPVQTEFLALKGLDRMMRTMELMQSSQQKQYQYTIIPTMYDKRTKASLEAYKTLLATYKEAVWPGVVPVDTKFRDASLAQQVPVQFCPKSRGVFAYRALLDYLKQLS; from the coding sequence GTGAAAATTTGGACAGTAGCAAATCAAAAAGGTGGCGTGGGTAAAACCACGACAACGGTGAGCTTGGGAGGCATTCTTGCTGAACAAGGTCACCGAGTATTGCTGATTGATACTGATCCACATGCTTCACTGACATATTACTTTGGTATTGACTCTGAAGAGCTAGAAGTCAGTGTGTATGATATTTTTGCACGCGGCAGCAGTATGACGAGTGAAGAAATTTTGCAGTCTCTTTGCCCATCAACCATAGAGAATCTTGATATTTTGCCTGCCACTATGGCCATTGCTACGCTTGATCGTAGTATGGGTAATAAAACGGGCATGGGACTTATCTTGAAGAAATCGCTCGAAAAAATAGCGGATCAATATGACTATGCTATTTTAGACTGTCCACCAGTGCTTGGGGTACTGATGGTTAACGCATTAGCAGCGAGTGAGCGAATTTTAGTACCGGTTCAAACTGAATTTTTGGCGTTAAAGGGACTAGATAGAATGATGCGCACGATGGAGCTGATGCAGTCTTCACAGCAGAAACAGTATCAATATACTATCATTCCAACTATGTATGATAAACGGACCAAAGCGTCGTTGGAGGCGTATAAAACGTTGCTAGCAACATACAAAGAGGCCGTTTGGCCAGGTGTGGTTCCCGTAGATACCAAATTTAGGGATGCGAGTCTTGCACAGCAAGTCCCAGTACAATTTTGTCCTAAATCACGAGGCGTGTTCGCTTACCGTGCACTATTGGACTATTTGAAGCAGTTAAGCTAG
- the ccmE gene encoding cytochrome c maturation protein CcmE, protein MNPRRKKRLFTVVAVIFGIGAAVGLTLYALQENINLFYTPSELVEGKGELKEIPQIGQKLRIGGMVVPGSVVRDETSLDVSFKLIDTGPMVTIRYKGILPDLFREGQGIVAQGTLVESNVVEAFEVLAKHDEEYMPSEVAEAVKGIKHEKPKYNLNSEN, encoded by the coding sequence ATGAATCCTAGACGCAAAAAGAGATTATTCACCGTTGTTGCCGTTATCTTTGGTATTGGGGCAGCGGTGGGGCTTACGCTATACGCACTACAAGAAAACATCAATTTGTTTTACACGCCGAGCGAGCTTGTTGAAGGTAAAGGTGAGTTAAAAGAAATACCGCAAATCGGCCAGAAACTGCGTATCGGCGGTATGGTTGTGCCGGGTTCCGTGGTGCGTGATGAAACGTCTTTAGATGTGTCATTTAAACTTATCGACACCGGTCCTATGGTTACTATTCGTTATAAAGGCATTCTTCCTGATCTATTTCGTGAAGGCCAAGGTATCGTAGCACAAGGGACGTTAGTTGAGTCTAATGTTGTTGAAGCGTTTGAAGTGCTGGCCAAGCACGATGAAGAGTATATGCCATCAGAAGTGGCGGAAGCCGTGAAAGGCATTAAGCACGAAAAGCCAAAATATAATTTAAACAGCGAGAACTAA
- the ccmD gene encoding heme exporter protein CcmD, giving the protein MQFESFSEFLAMGGYGFYVWLSFGSCALILAGILVGSIMDGKKLKQAVKAQMAREARIKKAKEESRA; this is encoded by the coding sequence ATGCAGTTTGAATCCTTCAGTGAATTTTTAGCCATGGGTGGCTATGGCTTTTATGTTTGGCTTTCATTTGGCTCATGTGCATTAATACTGGCTGGTATTTTAGTCGGCTCCATCATGGATGGTAAGAAGCTAAAGCAAGCGGTTAAGGCACAAATGGCAAGAGAAGCGCGCATTAAAAAAGCAAAAGAGGAGTCGCGAGCATGA
- the ccmA gene encoding cytochrome c biogenesis heme-transporting ATPase CcmA yields MLEIDAVTCTKQDRCLFDSLSFTLHAGQIMQIEGPNGAGKTSLLRIIAGFARADEGQIRYNSTDISDDYDSFAADLLFIGHKTGVNQQLSAYENVQHWLMVHGAQADEEEVYTLLAKLGLIGLEDVPVRTLSAGQQRRVALVRLWLNQAKLWVLDEPFTALDKKGVAMLQTQFQSHLDKGAPFY; encoded by the coding sequence TTGCTAGAGATAGACGCCGTCACTTGTACCAAACAAGATAGATGCTTGTTTGACTCATTAAGTTTCACTCTCCATGCGGGGCAGATCATGCAAATTGAAGGCCCAAATGGTGCCGGAAAAACCTCTTTGTTGAGGATCATTGCTGGGTTCGCCAGAGCGGACGAAGGGCAGATCCGCTACAACAGCACTGATATCAGCGATGATTATGATTCATTCGCTGCCGATTTATTATTTATTGGTCATAAGACAGGTGTCAATCAACAACTTAGCGCCTACGAAAATGTCCAACATTGGCTTATGGTTCATGGCGCTCAGGCCGATGAAGAAGAAGTCTATACACTGCTTGCCAAGCTCGGTTTAATAGGGCTTGAAGATGTACCTGTGCGGACATTGTCGGCAGGCCAACAGCGCCGTGTTGCGTTAGTACGTTTGTGGCTGAATCAGGCCAAGCTTTGGGTGCTAGATGAACCATTTACTGCGCTGGATAAAAAAGGGGTCGCCATGTTGCAAACCCAATTTCAGTCTCATCTTGACAAGGGGGCGCCATTTTATTGA
- a CDS encoding flagellar hook-length control protein FliK, with product MNKLPITTNTTTASVISTDNSEVSRLDLAKNQPFAAKNIQISNDKLKMDVAIDGRWQTIQLALKPPTQPNQLPEAQVSIDETGKVITFQTPKLQAQVTLTKQLFDILTTLKTHTPSPVVQSSATTLPDATLHIKALDLKVPLPQAVAQLLASENKLIAHLSAQQSNVSLQVVNQFKDLLFSTALPKSMIAKLISSQLSSVEVKPQPSGITLNIHDRSVTLSPISSNWPAATTWQKGEVKTAFNGIDITKSTQQVKVETIKPLSALLQQVSVVNKDAPSPLESRLASVHTLAYDKPLLEVNLQQIKSTVVKALQVLIGRPFGKPLTNQVDQPANSPVKKGKNDVLSRSVSTLLAPNEKVSAHNKNKSSTPLQQLSNQIKLNLTELMAKQPLPLQKSHTPLQNEKLASSISRYLQHQLAETPKYQAPPVDFEVKQKALSLLLDTLTDKLSLSNKQVEQLTQVLERPLYRKASSVPVDPAKTLQLQFTHSQSTKVTASPPQVPQPTSNQIKGVIEALLTLPMAKPEQKENTPNMLRQASATIEKLAKADTFKQTPELQKLVNQAFSRLLDDRSVNALTVKNQLESQLGVATFANTPTSLAQSSFTQMLDRLIVSLLGSQVANQAQSNEQATQKIQALLDALLPQLKLLSPSKQQTRFNNHKQKSC from the coding sequence ATGAATAAGCTGCCAATTACAACAAATACGACGACAGCATCTGTGATAAGCACAGATAATAGCGAAGTATCGAGATTAGACTTAGCCAAAAACCAACCGTTTGCAGCGAAGAATATCCAAATTAGTAACGATAAACTAAAAATGGATGTGGCAATTGATGGCCGCTGGCAAACTATCCAATTAGCGCTTAAGCCTCCAACCCAGCCCAATCAGCTTCCAGAAGCACAGGTTAGTATCGATGAAACTGGCAAGGTGATCACCTTTCAAACGCCCAAATTACAAGCGCAAGTAACGCTAACAAAACAGCTTTTTGATATTTTAACGACGCTAAAGACACATACGCCAAGCCCTGTAGTACAGTCTTCAGCTACCACGTTGCCAGACGCCACATTACACATCAAGGCGCTTGATTTAAAAGTACCGCTTCCGCAAGCCGTGGCACAATTGCTCGCAAGTGAAAACAAACTCATTGCCCATCTTAGTGCCCAACAAAGTAATGTTTCCTTGCAAGTCGTCAATCAATTTAAAGACTTGCTGTTTAGTACAGCTTTACCTAAGTCAATGATTGCAAAACTTATCTCAAGTCAACTTAGCAGTGTTGAGGTAAAGCCGCAGCCAAGCGGAATAACACTTAACATTCATGACCGTTCAGTCACCTTATCGCCAATAAGCAGTAACTGGCCAGCAGCAACCACATGGCAAAAGGGCGAAGTAAAAACGGCTTTCAATGGAATTGATATCACAAAATCGACACAACAAGTAAAAGTAGAAACCATAAAGCCGCTTAGCGCTTTGCTGCAACAGGTAAGCGTAGTCAATAAGGATGCACCTTCACCGCTTGAGTCACGCTTAGCGTCAGTACATACGCTGGCGTATGACAAACCGTTACTTGAAGTCAATCTGCAACAAATTAAGTCAACGGTAGTAAAAGCGTTGCAAGTACTGATCGGAAGACCTTTTGGTAAACCACTCACAAATCAGGTAGATCAGCCCGCGAACTCCCCAGTCAAGAAAGGTAAAAATGATGTTTTGAGTCGCTCGGTCTCAACTCTGCTTGCGCCAAACGAGAAAGTAAGTGCTCACAATAAAAATAAATCAAGCACGCCACTGCAACAACTCTCAAACCAAATAAAGCTTAATCTTACAGAGCTAATGGCAAAGCAACCATTACCATTGCAAAAAAGTCACACACCTTTGCAAAACGAAAAGTTAGCCAGCTCCATTTCTCGTTACTTACAACACCAGCTAGCAGAGACACCAAAATATCAAGCGCCACCGGTTGATTTTGAGGTGAAACAAAAAGCCCTGTCCTTATTATTGGACACCCTCACAGATAAACTGTCGCTTAGCAACAAGCAAGTTGAACAGCTGACACAAGTCTTAGAGCGGCCGCTTTATCGTAAAGCGAGTTCTGTGCCTGTAGATCCTGCTAAAACGCTCCAGTTGCAATTTACACATTCACAAAGCACAAAAGTAACCGCTTCGCCTCCTCAAGTACCTCAGCCTACCAGCAATCAAATTAAAGGGGTAATTGAAGCCCTGCTTACTCTGCCCATGGCTAAGCCCGAACAAAAAGAAAACACACCAAACATGTTACGCCAAGCTTCTGCAACCATCGAAAAGCTCGCAAAAGCAGATACATTCAAACAAACGCCTGAATTACAGAAATTAGTCAACCAAGCATTTTCGCGCTTGCTTGATGACCGCTCAGTCAACGCGCTCACCGTTAAAAACCAGTTAGAAAGCCAACTGGGCGTGGCAACCTTTGCTAACACGCCAACAAGTTTAGCTCAATCGAGCTTTACACAAATGTTGGACCGTTTAATTGTGTCGCTATTAGGTAGTCAGGTGGCAAACCAAGCTCAGAGCAATGAACAAGCAACACAAAAAATACAAGCCTTGCTGGATGCGCTGCTACCACAGCTGAAGCTGCTCTCCCCAAGCAAACAGCAGACGCGCTTCAACAACCACAAGCAAAAGAGCTGTTAA
- a CDS encoding EscU/YscU/HrcU family type III secretion system export apparatus switch protein produces MTQKSAIGLLYEAGSAPQVTFKGYGELAEEIIALAKEKNIMIHEDESLVQTLSALELHQEIPKELYYVIAELIAFSYIMRGKFPPGWEGFRGKLDIKA; encoded by the coding sequence ATGACACAAAAATCTGCAATCGGGTTGTTATATGAAGCCGGAAGCGCACCTCAGGTCACCTTTAAAGGATATGGCGAGCTGGCAGAGGAAATTATTGCGCTGGCAAAAGAGAAAAACATCATGATCCATGAAGATGAATCATTAGTACAAACGCTCAGTGCGCTTGAGTTACATCAAGAGATCCCAAAGGAGCTCTACTATGTGATTGCCGAACTCATCGCTTTTTCTTACATTATGCGTGGTAAGTTTCCACCTGGCTGGGAAGGTTTTCGTGGCAAGCTAGATATTAAGGCATAG
- a CDS encoding flagellar hook-length control protein FliK, giving the protein MGQLHNQLQPQQSHTTATNSAKQDSEAQLIVNLLFPTKVGQEQQQTQLQIGEYKKSPKPGMPEKSVWFIRLCFDFAEKGQIHAQAELMDKALECALVATSNQVKQLAEPHLAMLRHKLASHGLQVAEIGLREEASFQDKFFNEHAIINIKV; this is encoded by the coding sequence TTGGGGCAATTGCATAACCAATTACAACCGCAACAATCACACACTACAGCGACCAACTCTGCAAAACAAGACAGCGAAGCACAGTTGATTGTTAACCTGCTCTTCCCCACTAAAGTAGGACAAGAGCAACAGCAAACACAATTACAAATAGGTGAATATAAAAAATCGCCCAAACCTGGTATGCCAGAGAAATCCGTGTGGTTTATTCGTCTTTGTTTTGATTTTGCTGAAAAAGGTCAGATCCATGCCCAAGCCGAGCTGATGGATAAAGCCCTAGAATGTGCATTAGTAGCCACCTCTAATCAGGTCAAACAGCTCGCAGAGCCACATTTGGCAATGCTCAGACATAAGTTAGCATCTCATGGGCTACAAGTCGCTGAGATAGGCCTTAGGGAAGAAGCCAGCTTTCAAGATAAGTTCTTTAATGAACACGCAATTATCAACATTAAGGTGTAA
- a CDS encoding DUF2802 domain-containing protein, producing MSEVVNAQTVLLVISITSSILALACLRFVFVLSKKLQNAQGQTAQLSSSLQDTEQQIAILRSEVAELRASIMSIGKRVVATEQELNDVANQQAAQKYDDPDAKMYSRAVKMVELGADIEEVMRECELPRAEAELLMSLHNKSK from the coding sequence ATGTCTGAAGTAGTAAACGCACAAACCGTTTTACTCGTCATATCAATAACCTCAAGCATACTTGCGTTAGCATGCTTGAGGTTTGTTTTTGTGCTGAGTAAAAAATTACAGAATGCGCAGGGCCAAACAGCGCAACTTTCGAGCTCACTACAAGACACTGAGCAACAAATCGCAATATTACGCAGCGAAGTTGCAGAGTTACGTGCCAGTATCATGAGTATTGGCAAGCGAGTGGTCGCAACCGAGCAAGAATTAAATGATGTTGCGAATCAGCAAGCGGCACAGAAATATGATGACCCAGACGCAAAAATGTATTCTCGCGCCGTGAAAATGGTAGAGCTTGGCGCCGATATCGAAGAGGTGATGCGCGAGTGTGAGTTGCCAAGAGCTGAGGCAGAGCTGCTCATGTCTTTACATAACAAATCAAAATGA